One window from the genome of Candidatus Angelobacter sp. encodes:
- a CDS encoding YetF domain-containing protein — MWQLSISWWELILRVVIIYAFLLFLLRLSGKRQVGQLAPFDLVLLLVLSNSVQNAMNGGDNSVLAGLISAAALVVMNYLVGLATYKSKKLEALIEGRPDVLIHNGKLFTDVMEREKLTQHELNAALRTAGCACIEEVHFAILENNGVISVQSKKDLTTKKSAG, encoded by the coding sequence ATGTGGCAACTCTCCATTTCATGGTGGGAGCTCATCCTGCGGGTCGTCATCATCTACGCCTTTCTCCTGTTTCTGCTTCGACTCAGCGGAAAACGCCAGGTCGGGCAACTCGCGCCGTTCGATCTCGTCCTGTTGTTGGTGTTGAGCAACTCGGTCCAAAACGCCATGAACGGTGGGGACAACTCCGTGCTCGCTGGTTTGATTTCCGCCGCCGCGCTCGTCGTGATGAACTATCTCGTCGGACTGGCCACTTACAAGAGCAAGAAACTGGAAGCGCTGATTGAAGGCCGGCCGGATGTATTGATTCACAACGGCAAACTGTTTACCGATGTGATGGAGCGCGAGAAATTGACGCAACACGAACTCAACGCGGCCCTGCGCACGGCGGGCTGCGCGTGTATCGAGGAAGTGCATTTCGCCATTTTGGAAAACAATGGTGTCATCAGCGTCCAGTCAAAAAAAGATCTCACGACGAAAAAAAGCGCGGGATAG
- a CDS encoding DUF4159 domain-containing protein produces MKTIRKILLFVLLVTLPTGLCIAQRRRHRVSSGGIIYTEGGVPVDEAAVKTAREIASHSTGTPNWTNETGFEKDVFTFVRIIRDGSPYDSPSAGSWITDFPDSDLNLSFRLQQMTSLKVDPDGRVIRLTDPDLFNYPWIYMVEPGSLLLRDEEVSILRKYLLNGGVLMADDFWGEWQWASFQREIKRVLPGREFVELPMDHPIFHCVFDLKVSKNQLQTPNIRQGSASQYDGVTWERHPREDGGWEDCKEMHVRSIFDEKGRIVVIATHNCDNGDGWEREGEEDYFFHEFSEKRAYPLAINIVFYLMTH; encoded by the coding sequence GAAAATACTCCTGTTTGTGCTGTTGGTAACGCTACCCACAGGTTTATGCATCGCGCAGCGCCGGCGTCATCGAGTTTCAAGCGGAGGGATCATTTACACCGAGGGCGGCGTTCCGGTGGACGAAGCAGCCGTGAAGACCGCGCGCGAAATCGCCTCGCACAGCACGGGCACCCCTAACTGGACAAATGAAACGGGATTCGAGAAGGACGTGTTTACTTTCGTCCGCATCATCCGCGACGGGTCACCCTACGATTCACCCAGCGCGGGCAGTTGGATCACCGACTTTCCCGACAGTGACCTCAACCTTTCGTTCCGACTTCAACAAATGACCTCCTTGAAGGTCGATCCTGACGGCCGCGTGATTCGGCTGACTGACCCCGACTTGTTCAATTACCCATGGATTTACATGGTGGAGCCGGGCAGCCTGCTGCTGAGGGATGAGGAAGTGTCCATTTTGAGAAAATACCTGCTCAACGGAGGAGTGCTCATGGCGGACGATTTTTGGGGAGAGTGGCAATGGGCAAGTTTTCAGCGGGAGATCAAGCGGGTGCTACCCGGACGCGAGTTTGTTGAATTGCCGATGGACCATCCCATTTTTCATTGCGTTTTTGACCTAAAGGTCTCCAAGAACCAGTTGCAAACGCCAAATATCCGGCAAGGGAGCGCCAGCCAATACGATGGCGTGACCTGGGAACGTCACCCGCGCGAAGACGGAGGTTGGGAAGATTGCAAGGAGATGCACGTTCGCTCGATCTTCGATGAAAAGGGGCGTATCGTGGTGATCGCGACGCACAACTGCGATAACGGGGACGGGTGGGAGCGCGAAGGTGAAGAAGATTACTTCTTTCACGAGTTTTCAGAGAAGCGGGCCTATCCGCTTGCAATCAACATTGTGTTTTACCTGATGACGCACTGA